The following is a genomic window from Myxococcales bacterium.
TCAGTAGCAGCAGCAGCGAATGGTTTGCAGAACGATATGAATCTTGATGTAAGTGCTTCTGATTACATGATGATGAAACCAGCAATGGCGAGTGGTCATGCACCAAGATCACTTGAAGAAGTTTTCCAAAATGCTGGTGTATCTCCAGACATAGCTCAAAGAGTTGCAGAAAGAACAAGACTAAAATTGAAAGCTTTTAATAAAGTTATCGAGTAAATTTACCGTATTTTTTACGGCCGGTGTGGATCCCGAATAGGAATATTTGGGATTTTTTTATGTGGCAGAGCCTAATTTTTTTTGCTTTTTGTTGTTTGGCTCATAATAATAAAATGAGTAATTGCTATTTAAAATATTTTTGTTGAGCACCGACTTAGTCGGTGTTTTTTTATGTGGCATAAGGTATTGAAATGTCACCGCTATTTTTAGATCTTCTAGTAAAAATGCTGGCCTAGCTTCGTGCTGATAGTTAGGAATAAGCCTCGTATATTTGGGGGCGGCCAATGAAAAAATTTCTATTATTGAGTTCATGCGGTATTTTGCTTGCCACAATGCTGGGTGCGGCAGGCACTCTCTTTGGTAACTCAAAAGCTCAGCTCATTGAAATTCCGCTCCCGCAATGCGGCGAAAGCTCGGATTTTATTGATTCCATTGAGAAGAGCTGCAGTGGCAAGATCGAGGAAGAAAAACTACATGGAGAATTATTTTTACGCTCTCTCCAGAAAAAGCGCCGCATGGTTTTGGTTTAGGGACCATTAAGGCATTAATAGTGAGTTTTATTGGCTTTTTGCTGCCACAGATCAAAAACTTTGACTGAGTCTTTTTGTAAAAGTTGATTCATGGGAATCTTTCTTTTTTCTAAGTCTTTTTTTATTTCTTCATAAAAAAAGTGATCATCAAAACCAATTTTTGCAGCATCTTCCCTGCTTGCAGCAAAGTAGATGCTATCGATCCTTGACCAATAAATTGCACCCAAACACATGGGGCATGGCTCGCAGCTGGTGTAAATTTGACATTCGCGCAGTGAAAAATCATTCAATCGAGAACACGCTTGGCGGATTGCTACTATTTCTGCATGAGCGGTTGGGTCAAATGTTGAGGTGACGCGATTTGAGCCTGTGCTTATTATTTCTTCGTTCTTGACGATCACAGCACCGAATGGCCCGCCATAGTTATGATCCATCCCGTAATGTGCTTGTTCTATTGCAGCTTTCATAAATTTTTCATGCATAATCTACCCCCTTTGCTTTAATTCCTTCCTGGTCCTCGCTTTGCTGCGGGTGTTCAGAAATTAAGCTTTGATTAATTTCTGGATTGCTATCACTCATTCTATTTCATTTTCAAATGCTTTGGGTTGCAGAGCGCGGATAATGACTTCTTTGCTCGCTGGTATGGGCAAGCAGGGAAGCCTATCAGATTTTTTGTGAGAAATGAGTGCATTTTTTACGGCATTCCACACTGAAAAACACAGCATGAGCGGTGGTTCTCCTACCGCTTTGGTGCCTCTGATATTTACGCTGTTGTGGTGATTTTTTATAAGGTCGATGTTAAAAATACGCGGTATGTCGTGAATGCTGGGGATTTTATAGGTGCTTGGAGAGCACGAGAGGAGTCTGCCATCACTGTTGTAGTAGAGAGCTTCATTGGTGACCCAGCCAAGACCTTGTATAAATGCTCCTGCTATTTGTCCTCGATCCAGTGCGTCGTTGATAGGCTTGCCTAAGTCCATGAGAATATCTGAGCGCAACACCTTTACATCACCCGTATGCTGATCGATTTCAACCTCAGAGGCTGCAACGCCTTGCGTGAAATACAAAAAAGCATTCCCTTGAGCTTTAAGCTTGTTAAACGAAAGATGGGGAGTTTTATAAAAACCATAATCGCTTAGCGCTACCCGGCTGAGATAGGCTGCGTTTACGAGAACGACAAAATCTAAATATTTCTTAGGATCGTTGGCTAAAAATACTTTGTTATCTCTAAAAATAATTTCCCTATCAACATCTAAGCTTGCTTCGAGCTCAGGACTGCACGCTAAAGCAGCGCTATGTTTTGGATGTTGTTTTGGATCAAGGTCGATTATTTGGCTAAAGATACTTTCGAGTCGTTTTCTGATTTTTTGGGCTGCCATCACTGCGGCTGCCCCATTGAGATCGGTGCCGCTCGATGCGGCTGTGGGAGAAGTGTTGGTGCTTCTATCAGTGCTGGTGGGCATGATGCGCACTGACTGATCTTTTAGGCCAAATACTTCTGATACCAGGGTGCGTATTCTGGTTTGTACTCCTTGCCCCATCTCTACACCGCCGGTGGAAACCTGAATGCTGCCATCGCGAAAAATGTGTACCAGCGCATTGGCTTGATTTAAAAATCTGGTGGTAAAGGAAATACCAAATTTGATAGCCGTGAGAGATAAGCCCCGCGGATTATTTTTGGGGTTTTGATTCCACTTTTCAATATGAGATCGTCTTTTTATATAGTCACACTTTTTTTCTAGAGTGGTGAAAAGCTGCGGCAGAAGGTTATTTTCTACTTTTTGTCCGTATGGAGTGATGTCAAAATTATCTCGATAACAATTTATTTTTCTTACCTCTAAAGCATCGATAGCGAGATGATGGCCAACCTCCTCCATGACGTGTTCGATCATCGCTATACCCTTTGGTCCACCAAAGCCGCGAAATGCTGTGTGTGGATGAAAATTCGTGCGGCACACTCTGCCTTCTAATTTGACGTTTGGAATATAGTAGGCATTGTCTGCATGAAAGAGCGCCCGCTCCAGTATAGATGTGGAAAGATCAGCATAAGCGCCGCCATCGCCCAAAAAATTGGCATGAAGGGCGATGATTTTTCCCGCACTATCAAAACCAACATGGTAGTTGATCTGATATGGGTTGCGTTTGCCCGTGATCAGCATGTCGTCATCTTTGCTTAAAACTATGCGTGCTGGGCATTTGGTTTTATGGGCCACCAAAGCGGCATAGACGGCGAAAGGAGCAGCTTGGGTTTCTTTGCCTCCAAATGCTCCGCCTAAGCGCTGCGCTATACAGCTGACCGAACTAAAAGGTATCCCTAGGGCTTCTGCCACCAGGCTTTGGGTTTCTGTCGGATGTTGGGTCGAGGAGTGAACTTCAAGATGGTTATCTTCAAGAGGATAGGCGATGGCTGATTGATTTTCTAAATAAAAATGATCAGCTCCATGAATGTGGAGTTGTCCTTTTAGACGATGGGGAGCTGTGGTTAGAGTATCGATATTTCCTCGTTCAATTGTTTGAGGAGCTCCAATAAAAGACTGGGCCTCAACTGCCTGATCGATGGATAAAATCGGCGTGGTAGTAATGAATTCAACCTCAATCAAGCCTAAAGCCTGTTTAAGATTTTCTTTGGAGTCTGCTCCAACCACAGCGATAACTTCGCCAACATAGTTGACGCGGGTCTGAGCCATAAGCGGTTGTTCCGCAATGATAGCTCCCCACACATTGTGATGTAGGTCTGCCGATGTGAGCACGCATTTGACGCCAGGGCTATTTTTTGCTTGAGCGATATCAATTTTTTTGATGAGAGCGCTTGGATGAGGGCTATAAAAAAGACCGACATAGAGCTCATTGTCCATCAAAGGTCGGTCGTCAACGTAGATGGATTCGCCTGCCACGTGGAGATGAGAAGAGTCGTGGGGGCTGTTTAGAGTATGGTTGAGAAGTTCAAGCTCGCTCATAGAAGACTTCCAAGATATCGAGAAAAAACATTATTAGCCAACACTCTTCTAAACTGAGCGCTTGCTCTTAGATCGCTTTGGGGAGTTATTTCTTGTTGAAGTATTTTTTGAGCATCGCTGATAAGTGCCGAGTCGAGTTCTTTATTGAACATAAATTGTTCAGTATTTTTGAGGCGTTTTATCATTGGCCCAATACCGCCCATGGCAAGCTTAATGTTTTTGATAACTTTACCGGCAAGCTCTATGCGAAAAGCGCTGTTGATGGTGGCGATATCTAAATCTTTTCGGGTGGAAACTTTGTCAAGTTTTAAATGCTCATGACTCTTGGGTAAGCAGAAGCTTATGTGGGTAATATATTCATTGTATTTGAGGTTCAGAGTTTTGTAAGAGACAAAGAGCTTTTCTATAGAAATTGCGCGGCTACCTTCAATACTGCGCAGATGAATCATTCCATCACACACCATCAAAAAAGGGGTGGTATCGGCTATGGGGGAAGCGTTAGCAGTATTACCAACAAGGGTCGCCATATTTTTTATCTGAGGTGATGCAAAGATATTGATAAATTGAGCAAATAAAGGGGCTCGTTTTTGGCAAAATTTGCGCAAAGAACTGAGATTGACGCGGGCGCCGACTATAATGCGCTCGTCTTCTTGGCGAATATCATAGAGTTCATCGATCAAATTAAGGCTGAGTATCCGTAATGGAGTAGCCTTGTCCTTGTTTTCTAAGACCCCTAGGTCAGTGTTGCCGGAACGAATTTTATAACCTTGTTGAGCGAGTTTGTCGGCTTCTTCGAGCGTAGTAGGTGCGTAGAATTCTTTTCCCTCATGTTTAAATTTAATTGCCCCATTATTTTCATAGGTAGATGTAGAGAAATAATTTTTTAAGGGCTTGATTGTTTTGCCATCGATCGAGAGCGCAGCCTCAATGATAGAAATATATCCGGTACAGCGACACAGGTTACCGGTAAGTTCATTTTTTACTTTTTGTGGGCTTAAGCGTGCAGGAGATTTTTCAAAAAGTCCGGTAAGCGCCATAACAAAGCCGGGAGTGCAAAAACCACATTGGCTGCCATGGAAATTGTGCAGAGCCCGCTGAATGGGAGAGAGCGCATTTTCTTTTTTAAGTGCCTCAATGGTGATTACATGTGCTCCATCGAGCTGAGTGAGTCCAACGATACATGCATTGATGGGAACAAATTGATGATCAATGCGAGGACGAAAAATAAGCACCGTACAAGCACCGCAGTCGCCTTCAGCACACACAATTTTTGTACCGGTTAATTTTTTTTGGTAACGCAAAAAATCAGCGAGCATCATAAAAGCATGTTCTTTTGCTATCTTAAGTGCTTGGCCGTTGAGAGACATTGCTATGTAGTCACGCGTTTTTTCCATCAGCTCCTCAGCTGTTGTGCCTAAAAGATAGCACAGCTCCTAAAAGGGCTAATACCAATCCAGTAAAACGCGCCAGCGAAAATGCTTGTTGGTTGATGGTGATATCGATCACAAAACTTGTGATGATTTGACCAGCAAGCATGGCAAGCACGGTGGAAAATGCACCGATGTTTTTCATGGTTAAGGGTACCATCAGTACCAGGCTTAGACCCATAAGGCCTGGTAAAACATGCCACAGACGAAATCCATTTCCTGTTTTGAGCCAAAAATTATGATGAAACTTGTCGGGGAAAGAGATCAACACTATGAGCATGATTGCGGCGCTTAGGAGCAATACAACTCCATTGATAAATGCCGCCATTGCCATGCCTTGGGAGTCACCAATAATACGATTTAAAGTAGGCTGGATAACGACAATGCAGCCGAGGCAAAGACTGAGAAAAAAAAAGAAGTTCATAAGGCGCTCTTTAGGAATGGTGTAGGTACAAATTTATCTAGTTTAAAAAAAATATGTTGTTTTTATAATTGATAGAACGGTCTTGTGAAGAATGAATAGTTACTATAGTAATGATTTTATTGTTAATAATAGTTGGTTAATTTATTGTATCCAATGGTTATAATTTTTTTGAGAGTTCAACAATGAGTTATCTAGTTTCCCCTAGGGTAGTTTTAAAGCTAGTTTTTTGTGTTTTAGTCTTGACGGGATGCGAAAAAAAAAACCAACCCCAACCAGTTTCAACGAAACAGAATGTAGAAAAAGAGAAAACACCTGAACAAGAGAAAACACCTGAACAAGAAAGTGGTCAAGACGAAGAGCCCGAAGTTGAAGCTGTTTATGAACCTGATGACTCCCAACTGGGCTCTCTTTTGTACGAGCGTTTTAAAAACAAGGGAAAAATCCTTGTTGATTTTTTTGATTCCAACAACCCAGATTATGATGTCCTAACACGCTTTTTTGATGGTGGTAAAAATGATGCAGCATTGCCCATAACAAAAGAGCAAGGCGAACAGCTATCTCAGATCGTTTTTACTCCTCTTAGTTCTTTGAAGGTGTCATATCGGAAAGCTCATCCTGGTTTTTTTGGTGGAGCAAAAGCATCAAATAATTCATTGTCACAAAAGGATTTGAAGTTGTTGGGGCAATTGTCTAAGGACGACAAAAATCAAATAGATGCTGTCTATTCAGGAATAGAGAGTCTTATTTTTAAAGACAATCAACTGCGCAAAGAGTTTGAACCTTACATTTTTAGCGGTATGAGTAAGAAGAATACCTTTGAAAAATTGTATGAAGGCATGAGTGATGAAAAAATAAAGCTCATCAATCAGGGGCTGATGTACAGCATTTTCTTGAACATTCTTCAAGAAATTACTTTGTTAAAGCAAAATCAAGTTTTGGTAGAATATGGAACTTATTTCGATAGCGACAGTGCACTAAAATTAATTGGTGAAAGGATTAAGAGCTTCCAGGATTATCTTGCTCGAAATAATTAGAGATGTTTAAAAAACAGTCTCTTGGCTTTTACCCTGTCGTTTGCGGATCAACATCGATAGTAAACCTAACTTTGTTTTTGTTAATAAACTCCACCATAGTGGAGTTATTTTTTAGCTGAGCGATGCTTTGATGAAGCATTTTAGTACTCGGTGAAAGAGCCAAGAGTTGAAAACGATAGCGATTATTGATGCGTTCTATGCTTGAGGGAGTTGGTCCTAAAAGTTGCAAGTGATGGTGTGCTTTAAGAAAATGATGAGCTTTGGTCACGGCAGATTGGGCGATATCTGCATTTTTATGTTCGGCACGCAAGAGAACAGCGCGCGAGAAGGGAGGTTGATTAAAGCGTTTTCTTAAGGCCAGCTCCTGTTGAATAAAGCCTTTGCTGTCATAATTTTTACAAAAATAAATGCTTGGGTGAGAAGGGTTAAAAGTTTGAATAATAGCTTTTCCTCTCTTTTGCCCACGTCCAGCCCGGCCAGCAACTTGGGTGAGCAGTTGAAAGGTTTTTTCTGCCGCTCGAAAATCTGGCATAGAGAGGCCTACATCGGCACAAACAACGCCAACCAATCCCACATGTAAAAAATCGTGACCTTTGGCGATCATTTGCGTGCCTATCAAAATGTGTGCCGTGCGATCGTGCATGGATTTAAGTACTTTTTCTAAACGAATTTGGCTTTGTATAACATCACGATCAAGGCGCTCTATCACTAAATCAGGGAACAATAATTTTACCTCTTCATGAAGGCGCTCGGTTCCAAGACCAACGAAACGGATTGAATCATTGAGGCAATTTTTACAGGTGCTCTGGGCGTATTCCACGTGTTGACATTGATGGCACACCAAGGATTGTCGTTTTTGGTAATAAGTGAGTCCTACGCTGCAGTGAGGACACTCAACCATAGTGCCGCATTGGTAGCATACGCCAAAGCGTGCATAGCCGCGCTGATTCAAAAAAAGCAGAACCTGTAAATCTTGCTCGATGCTTTCTTTTATCGCGTTGACTAAAGGTCGCGATAAAATGCACATCTTTGAGCCAGAACTTTTGCTTAAGTCTTGGGTGCGAAAATCAACATCATCGAAGCGCTCTTTAAGATCGATCACTTCAATATCGGCAAGTTTGCTGTCTTGATGAAATCGATGTTCAAGTTTGAGGTGAGTTAATTTTTTGTTTTGAACGTTATAGATCGATTCAAGTGAAGGTGTAGCAGAGCCTAAAATTATGCAGGCCCTTTCATTTTTCGCACGCCATAGGGCTAAATCACGGGCGTTATACTGCGGTGAGTCCTCTTGCTTAAGGCTTGAGTCGTGTTCTTCGTCAACCACAATCAAACCAAGATTTTTTAAAGGCGCAAAAATAGCTGAACGGGCTCCGATCAAAATTTGTGAGTCATTACTGAGCAAATGAAAAATTCCATCGCGTTTTTGAGCCGGGCTAACATTAGAGTGCATGACCACAGCTTTTTGACCCAGGGCTTTTTCAACGCGCTCTACTAACTGAGGTGTGAGAGATATTTCTGGAACAATAAAGAGTACAGATTTTTTTTGCTCGAGCACAGTATTGGCAATGTCAATGTAAATATGGGTTTTTCCCGATCCTGTGATGCCTTCAA
Proteins encoded in this region:
- the priA gene encoding primosomal protein N', coding for METIVKVALKIAHNDGIFSYSINEKLCESEIFGRRVKVELKNRLMTGAVIGIDDSCKNKFKIKEIIEIIDDEPIITKEQFELMKFTSRYYFNDLGTCVHLAVPKNEKAHRIKKVFPKTHKNLSQLSVEQNSLSQRIKSNLSGAYLLEGITGSGKTHIYIDIANTVLEQKKSVLFIVPEISLTPQLVERVEKALGQKAVVMHSNVSPAQKRDGIFHLLSNDSQILIGARSAIFAPLKNLGLIVVDEEHDSSLKQEDSPQYNARDLALWRAKNERACIILGSATPSLESIYNVQNKKLTHLKLEHRFHQDSKLADIEVIDLKERFDDVDFRTQDLSKSSGSKMCILSRPLVNAIKESIEQDLQVLLFLNQRGYARFGVCYQCGTMVECPHCSVGLTYYQKRQSLVCHQCQHVEYAQSTCKNCLNDSIRFVGLGTERLHEEVKLLFPDLVIERLDRDVIQSQIRLEKVLKSMHDRTAHILIGTQMIAKGHDFLHVGLVGVVCADVGLSMPDFRAAEKTFQLLTQVAGRAGRGQKRGKAIIQTFNPSHPSIYFCKNYDSKGFIQQELALRKRFNQPPFSRAVLLRAEHKNADIAQSAVTKAHHFLKAHHHLQLLGPTPSSIERINNRYRFQLLALSPSTKMLHQSIAQLKNNSTMVEFINKNKVRFTIDVDPQTTG
- a CDS encoding DMT family transporter encodes the protein MNFFFFLSLCLGCIVVIQPTLNRIIGDSQGMAMAAFINGVVLLLSAAIMLIVLISFPDKFHHNFWLKTGNGFRLWHVLPGLMGLSLVLMVPLTMKNIGAFSTVLAMLAGQIITSFVIDITINQQAFSLARFTGLVLALLGAVLSFRHNS
- a CDS encoding nucleoside deaminase: MHEKFMKAAIEQAHYGMDHNYGGPFGAVIVKNEEIISTGSNRVTSTFDPTAHAEIVAIRQACSRLNDFSLRECQIYTSCEPCPMCLGAIYWSRIDSIYFAASREDAAKIGFDDHFFYEEIKKDLEKRKIPMNQLLQKDSVKVFDLWQQKANKTHY
- a CDS encoding molybdopterin-dependent oxidoreductase, with protein sequence MSELELLNHTLNSPHDSSHLHVAGESIYVDDRPLMDNELYVGLFYSPHPSALIKKIDIAQAKNSPGVKCVLTSADLHHNVWGAIIAEQPLMAQTRVNYVGEVIAVVGADSKENLKQALGLIEVEFITTTPILSIDQAVEAQSFIGAPQTIERGNIDTLTTAPHRLKGQLHIHGADHFYLENQSAIAYPLEDNHLEVHSSTQHPTETQSLVAEALGIPFSSVSCIAQRLGGAFGGKETQAAPFAVYAALVAHKTKCPARIVLSKDDDMLITGKRNPYQINYHVGFDSAGKIIALHANFLGDGGAYADLSTSILERALFHADNAYYIPNVKLEGRVCRTNFHPHTAFRGFGGPKGIAMIEHVMEEVGHHLAIDALEVRKINCYRDNFDITPYGQKVENNLLPQLFTTLEKKCDYIKRRSHIEKWNQNPKNNPRGLSLTAIKFGISFTTRFLNQANALVHIFRDGSIQVSTGGVEMGQGVQTRIRTLVSEVFGLKDQSVRIMPTSTDRSTNTSPTAASSGTDLNGAAAVMAAQKIRKRLESIFSQIIDLDPKQHPKHSAALACSPELEASLDVDREIIFRDNKVFLANDPKKYLDFVVLVNAAYLSRVALSDYGFYKTPHLSFNKLKAQGNAFLYFTQGVAASEVEIDQHTGDVKVLRSDILMDLGKPINDALDRGQIAGAFIQGLGWVTNEALYYNSDGRLLSCSPSTYKIPSIHDIPRIFNIDLIKNHHNSVNIRGTKAVGEPPLMLCFSVWNAVKNALISHKKSDRLPCLPIPASKEVIIRALQPKAFENEIE
- a CDS encoding FAD binding domain-containing protein, with the translated sequence MEKTRDYIAMSLNGQALKIAKEHAFMMLADFLRYQKKLTGTKIVCAEGDCGACTVLIFRPRIDHQFVPINACIVGLTQLDGAHVITIEALKKENALSPIQRALHNFHGSQCGFCTPGFVMALTGLFEKSPARLSPQKVKNELTGNLCRCTGYISIIEAALSIDGKTIKPLKNYFSTSTYENNGAIKFKHEGKEFYAPTTLEEADKLAQQGYKIRSGNTDLGVLENKDKATPLRILSLNLIDELYDIRQEDERIIVGARVNLSSLRKFCQKRAPLFAQFINIFASPQIKNMATLVGNTANASPIADTTPFLMVCDGMIHLRSIEGSRAISIEKLFVSYKTLNLKYNEYITHISFCLPKSHEHLKLDKVSTRKDLDIATINSAFRIELAGKVIKNIKLAMGGIGPMIKRLKNTEQFMFNKELDSALISDAQKILQQEITPQSDLRASAQFRRVLANNVFSRYLGSLL